The region CATGCTGACGCCGATGATCTGGCGGATGGATACGTTCGGTCGCCCGCACTTGGAGCAGACGCCTTGGTCGCCCCGCATGCCCAGCGATTACCTGCCTGGGCACGTGTGGTTCGTCAACGGCATGCTCGACGGCCCCGGCGATGTCGACTACGCCTCGGAGTGGCTCCGGATGACGGGCAAGGAGGACATGCTCATGTTCGGCTCGAGCTACCCCGACTGGCAGACCGCGACCGTCGATGCACTGCCCTCGGCTTGGACCACGGAGCAGCAGGACAAAGTGATGTGGCGGAACGCGGCATCGCTCTATGGCCTTCCTGTTCCCGCACACGTGTGATTCGTCGAAGGAGACTGAAATGACAACGATCATCACGACGTCCGACGTGAAGCAGGAGGCGGCCACCGTCCCCGTGCGGGTCGTCGACTGCGACGTCCACCCGTACCCGCGCCGCGGCGACCTCCAGGAGTTCCTCGACCCGAAGATCGCTAGGCATCTGCGCCTCAAGGGGGAGGGCGCCAACAACGGCGTCTTCTACGACGCGCCGGACTTCTATCACGCGAACGCGATGCGGGTGGATTCTTTTCCCGACGACGGCGAGTTCGCGTGCAGTGATCCCGCGCTCGCATTCCAGCAGCTCGTGCTCGACTCGGGCTCCGACCTGGTGATCCTGGGGCCGACCTCCGGCGGCGGTGGTGACACCGACGAGGAGACCACGGCACTTGCGGCTGCGACGAACGCCTGGCAGGAGGCGCGCTGGCTCGACTCCGAGAACAACTGGCACGGCCGGTTCTACGGGTCGATCTGCGCCAACATCAGCGACCCGGAGCGAGCCGCGCTCGAGATCGAGGCCTGGGCGGGGCACGAGCGGTTCAAGCAGATCCTGATCCACGCCGAGCCGCGTCCGTCGTGGGGGCACCCGAAGTACGACCCGATCTGGGCGGCGGCGGTCAAGCACAATATTCCGATCGCGTGCCACCTCGGGCGCGGGCAGCACAACCTGCTTCCCATGAGCCCGGTCGGGTTCATGACCTACAACCACGACTTCATGGTCACGTACTCGATGCTCGCGGCGAACCAGGTCATGAGCCTGATCTTCGACGGCGTCTTCGAGCGCTTTCCGACGCTCCAGTTCCTCTTCATCGAGCACGCGTTCTCGTGGATCCTGCCGCTGATGTGGCGGATGGATGCGATCCATGCCGCGCGAGGGAACGAGACCGGCCTGAGCAAGGAGCCGTCGCAGTACGTCAAGGACAACATCTGGTTCACCACACAGCCGCTCGACTACCCTGACGACAAGCTCGAACTGGTCCGCGCCCTCGAATGGATGGAAGCCGACAAACTGCTGCTGTTCTCGTCGGACTACCCGCACTGGACGTTCGACGAGCCGCGCTGGCTGGCCAAGCACCTCCCCGAGCGGATGCGCGAGCCGGTGATGTTCGGCAACGCGACGAAGCTCTTCGGTCTCCCGACCGAGGTCGCGCCGCTCCCCGGCCAGGTTCGAGCCTTCTGATGGCGAAGAACATCGGGCTGGCCACCGGACGCGAGCACGTGGTTGCGACGGTCGACGAGATCCCCCCGGGCGAGCACAAGGTGGTTCCGATCGGTCGCTACGGTGTCGGCGTCTACAACGTGGATGGCTCCTTTTACGCGATCGCGAACTACTGCCCCCACGAGGGCGGCCCGCTGTGCGTCGGTCGCACGCGGGGCACGAACGTCGCCGACGACGAGCGACCCGGCGGCGCCCGTGAGAGCCGCCCGGGCGAGTTCATCTACTGCCCGTGGCACCAGTGGGGCTTCGAACTGGCGACGGGCACCACGACGGTGAAGCCGGAGTGGAGCATCCGCACCTATCCGGTCCGCATCGACGGCGACAAGGTTCTGGTGACCGCATGATCTCTCTTACGGACCCCGCGCTCGACGTGCCGGTTGCGCACTTCCCCGGACTCGAGCCGCGATTGCTGCGTTCTGCGGCGGTCGAGGACCTCGCATCGTACCTCGACAGCGGCGGGTACGCACCGTTGCGAAGCCCGGACTCGCTTTTCGATCACGTGGCCGCGGCAGGGTTGCGTGGGCGCGGGGGCGCGGCGTTCCCGCTCGCGCGCAAGATCCTCACGGTGCGGTCGGGCGCAGCATCCCCCGTGCTTGTCGCCAACGGTGAGGAGGGCGAGCCGGCATCGATCAAGGACAAGTGGCTGCTCCGGCATCGCCCCCACCTTGTATTGGATGGACTGCGACTGGCGGCCGCGATGGTCGGTGCGCAGCGCGCTTACGTC is a window of Microbacterium terrae DNA encoding:
- a CDS encoding amidohydrolase family protein encodes the protein MTTIITTSDVKQEAATVPVRVVDCDVHPYPRRGDLQEFLDPKIARHLRLKGEGANNGVFYDAPDFYHANAMRVDSFPDDGEFACSDPALAFQQLVLDSGSDLVILGPTSGGGGDTDEETTALAAATNAWQEARWLDSENNWHGRFYGSICANISDPERAALEIEAWAGHERFKQILIHAEPRPSWGHPKYDPIWAAAVKHNIPIACHLGRGQHNLLPMSPVGFMTYNHDFMVTYSMLAANQVMSLIFDGVFERFPTLQFLFIEHAFSWILPLMWRMDAIHAARGNETGLSKEPSQYVKDNIWFTTQPLDYPDDKLELVRALEWMEADKLLLFSSDYPHWTFDEPRWLAKHLPERMREPVMFGNATKLFGLPTEVAPLPGQVRAF
- a CDS encoding Rieske (2Fe-2S) protein — translated: MAKNIGLATGREHVVATVDEIPPGEHKVVPIGRYGVGVYNVDGSFYAIANYCPHEGGPLCVGRTRGTNVADDERPGGARESRPGEFIYCPWHQWGFELATGTTTVKPEWSIRTYPVRIDGDKVLVTA